From Aegilops tauschii subsp. strangulata cultivar AL8/78 chromosome 5, Aet v6.0, whole genome shotgun sequence:
TAAAATTTCAAGGAAAGGCTTGTTAGTGATGAACAGAAACTTCGTATTGGAATAGAAATATGATATGATATGTTTAGTCATCCTGAGACATTAACCTGAGAAATGTTTTAGTTGTGGGAACAGAAAGATTATATCCCAGACCATTAAGCACTTGGCACTCCATTTTCAGCACCTATTGAATCAGGATGACAATGGCAGATCAACAATGACACATCGCATATGTGTAATTAACAATTGTTCAAACTTCACATGAAACAAGTACCTGGTCTTTTGTATATGTATTATCAGTTATGAAACAAAATTCTTCAACACGTGGTGCACAGATCTCTTCATATTTTCTGCAGATGGAAGTAGACTTTTAAATGATTCTACTGAAAAATATCACTGGAGCCATGGCAGCAGAAAGAATCAAACAATAAACATAATTGATGTGTTTGGCACAAAACAAATCTTCATATCAATTTCATTGTTTTTGATATTAATAAATATTAAAATCAAGCAAATACAAACTTACGAGGCAATCAACATGCTAGTTATTCCAAGAAGTTGCAATTTCTGTCTTTCAATATATTTCCAAGAAAGAAATTGATCAATAAGGTATACAGTTAGGTACAGCGTGTCTGGCACAAGTTTATACTCTTCAGAAACCTGCAAAGATAGAGCGTCATAAACTGAGAAGTTATAGACATTAAAGATTAAACTGGAACAAGGATCTTGATTTGGGACAAAAGAAAATACAGGTTTCCCGTATGCATGTGGGAAATGCATAACGTATGTTTCTGGTGCTGAAGACCACCGGATACCTTATTCTGACCTCTACAGTATTCACAGGGTCGCGACTTGTATGTTTTCTATATGTGTATACTGCACATGTTACCACCACAGCACGAGTTTAATCATGTCATGTTCGGCTCAATTTGGAATTGGGTAAGTTATGTGGTGCAAGAAGAATGCATGAGTGGATCATCACCACTGATTCAAACTTCTCATATAAAATCCTCCAGCGCTGGCATCCAATAGTTATGAGATTTGGAAGGGAAACAAAGAAACCAGGCAGACAAGAATGAAAAAGAATATTTATGTAAGCTATTGAGTTGAGCTTGGACAGGTGTGGAAACATAGAAGTCTATTCCTCTCTGTGAAATGAATGGGCAGAGTTCCTACCTTCCATAAAAACACACATCCACATGCAGCTGGTTACTTCATAATTGCAAATTATATACATAAGTTTGTATGCGATTGCACAGTGAAATGGCAATGATGAATGCTCAATCGTAAAAACATGGAGTAGTTAAACTATTATGTATAAATTTAATCGGAAGCAATCGATACAAACCTCAACAAGCCAATCAATGAGGATTCCTCGCATGCCTTTTGTAATATCCCTTTGCAAAGTCTCCATGTAATTTGATTTAGGCCTTCTTATAAGCTGGGGCGTAACATGAGCATATAAGATGGACGCTCAAATGCTTTCATAAAAATAGCATAATAACACCATAGCACAGAGATGAAACACAAGCTTCCAAAAATGAAATTCTTCCCAGCTTAATAAGGCATGTAAAATATGAGAAATTTAGAAGTCCGTCTAAACAGTAGAAACTCTCCCCTTTTACCAAAAAACATCAACATACCTCTGCAGCCATTAGGTTTGTGTATATCTCTGCAGCATAGGAAACACACATTTGTGGATTGCCATTATCTTTGTCAATATCTATAATGTTTAAACCAGCATAGTCCCCTGGAAAAAAGATACAGATTCTTTAGATGCTAGTACCCCACTAAACAGAATACATGAGTATCTACAAATTTCTCAGAAATGAGTAGTGCACAAAACATTTACAATATGCTTTGTTATTTATAATTTCTGTGGCCACAGAAAGACCATCAAGATTTTGTTCGCAAAAAAGGAAGACCGTCAAGATTCAAGAATATACTAAGAATATGACCAGACAACCAGCAACGAAGTGTAAAATTACAAGTGAAGAGAATCAACGAGCAGTCTTTTGGACTTCTATGTTCAAACCTATCTTTAAGTCCAGATGATAAACGGTAGAGAAAAGACGCGACTTAACTAACCAGTGTTTGAGTTAGCAGTTTCAAATTTATCTCTTGTGATTCTTCCCTGAAAGAATGCCTCATGAAAACCACTCTCCCTGTTCCGTTCAGTATTCTGCAACAACGACCCTTTGTTTTCAAGCAAAGCAGTGGGCTCCTCCTTTGGTGGTGAAAGCTCTTCCTTCTGAGCTTCTTCAACGTTGTGACAATCATTCACAAATGAAGTTGCACTAACAGCAGGAAGAGGTGGCTTAGGGACCTTCTTTGAACGCTGCTTGTTTTTGCTCGGATTTTGTCCTACCTTTTGGGTGGGCCTCGACTGGAACAAAGGAAATGGCTTTTCATTTAGTTGAATATATGTTTGGGAAAAAGTAATGGTCAACAAATCAAACTAGGATACTGTAATAATATGTGGAACATCTTGGTACCTGTAGCTTAGTCACAGCAGTGCAATTTCTATATGAGTTTGCACAGCTTATGTTTGTCACGTCCTT
This genomic window contains:
- the LOC109786304 gene encoding cyclin-A2-1, which encodes MASRKDIPVLIACQGPSGRVTRAQVANNSRRCGVAHPALVPVRTEQKPTVKGKTKRGALDENTCVSAVASAPHPKRRAVLKDVTNISCANSYRNCTAVTKLQSRPTQKVGQNPSKNKQRSKKVPKPPLPAVSATSFVNDCHNVEEAQKEELSPPKEEPTALLENKGSLLQNTERNRESGFHEAFFQGRITRDKFETANSNTGDYAGLNIIDIDKDNGNPQMCVSYAAEIYTNLMAAELIRRPKSNYMETLQRDITKGMRGILIDWLVEVSEEYKLVPDTLYLTVYLIDQFLSWKYIERQKLQLLGITSMLIASKYEEICAPRVEEFCFITDNTYTKDQVLKMECQVLNGLGYNLSVPTTKTFLRRFLRAAQASHKAPSVTLGYLANYLAELTLTNYNFLRFLPSVVAASAVFLARWTLDQSDLPWNCTLEHYTSYKSSDIQICVCALWELQGNTSRCPLNAIREKYQHKKFECVANMLSPELAQSLFSRQANDTNPLLINDS